Proteins from a genomic interval of Triplophysa dalaica isolate WHDGS20190420 chromosome 13, ASM1584641v1, whole genome shotgun sequence:
- the sod2 gene encoding superoxide dismutase [Mn], mitochondrial — MTSYSMLCRVGYVRRCAATLNPILGAVASRQKHTLPDLPYDYGALEPHICAEIMQLHHSKHHATYVNNLNITEEKYKEALAKGDVTTQVSLQPALKFNGGGHINHAIFWTNLSPNGGGEPQGDLLEAIKRDLGSFQKMKEKMSAATVAVQGSGWGWLGYDKDSGRLRIAACANQDPLQGSTGLVPLLGIDVWEHAYYLQYKNVRPDYVKAIWNVVNWENVSERFQAAKK, encoded by the exons ATGACGAGCTACAGCATGCTGTGCAGAGTCGGATATGTTCGCAG GTGCGCTGCCACCTTGAACCCCATCTTAGGTGCTGTGGCCTCCAGACAGAAGCACACACTCCCTGACCTCCCATATGACTATGGTGCGCTTGAACCTCACATCTGTGCTGAGATCATGCAGCTGCACCACAGCAAACATCACGCAACGTACGTCAACAACCTCAACATCACGGAGGAGAAATATAAGGAGGCACTCGCAAAGG GTGACGTTACAACCCAAGTGTCCCTTCAGCCTGCATTGAAATTTAACGGTGGCGGTCATATTAATCACGCTATATTCTGGACAAATCTTTCACCGAATGGTGGAGGAGAACCACAGG gtgacctccTGGAGGCTATTAAGCGTGACTTGGGCTCATTTCAAAAGATGAAGGAGAAGATGTCTGCTGCCACGGTGGCTGTTCAGGGCTCAGGCTGGGGTTGGCTGGGCTATGATAAAGACAGCGGAAGGCTGAGGATCGCTGCTTGTGCTAACCAAGATCCTTTGCAGGGCAGTACAG GTCTCGTCCCACTGCTTGGAATAGATGTCTGGGAGCATGCATACTATCTCCAGTACAAGAACGTTAGACCGGACTATGTTAAGGCCATCTGGAATGTTGTGAACTGGGAGAATGTCAGTGAGCGTTTCCAAGCTGCCAAGAAATAA